ACATCTGTCTCTACGGGTCTTTGGTCACGCGCCCTGAGAGGTGCGTGGATTTCGACCCAACGTGAGGGTGGTGATAGAGCTGCACACCATGGggaaaggtgttttgttttttgttttccccaaCATTCTGATACTTAATCTCCCCATGTCTATAATAGGGACTATGTTTCTTCCAGTCTCATTCCTGAGAAACGTGGATCTAGGTTGTGGCAGTGTTGAGGGGATGGCGGCCCTTGCTGGTGACCTGGGGCAGCAGGAGGGCCAGATCCTTCGTACCATGCTGAGCTGGGACTGCAGCTCGATCtccaggccctggaacactctgCGGAGTTCGGTCACCTCGCTGCGCCCGCTCTGGATCAGTTCGCTGTTAGAGGCCACCTCTTTGTTCAGCTCCTCGGtctgagacaggagagagaaggtGTGAGCCTCTGGAGAGCCCCCCTGGTTGGGAATCCTGCAGGAGTGTGTGTGGAGGATGCAAGCCCCACCTTTCTCAGGAACCAGGCCTCGACATCTCTGCGGTTCTTTTCCGCCATCTGTTCGTACTGGTCACGCATCTCGTTCAAGACTCGGCTCAGGTCCACACCAGGGGCTGCGTTCATCTCCACGCTGACATCTCCACCCGTCTGACCCCTCAGGGCCAGCATCTCCTGGGAAGGAACAGAAGAAGGTGGTCAGATCAGTGAGCAAGGCAACCTTCCATTCTTCCCGGAGCCAGCAGCGGTCTCACCTCCTCATGGTTCTTCTTCAAATAGGCCAGCTCCTCCTTCAGGCCTTCGATCTGCATCTCCAGGTCAGCTCTGGTCAGGGTCAGCTCATCCAGCACCCTGCGCAGGCCGTTGATGTCGGCCTCCACGGTCTGACGcagagccagctcatgctcataCCTGTCAGGACAGAGGTCAGAGCGTCAGGTATCATTCTGAAAGCTCCCAAGGACGAAGGTCTGCTGGATGTCCAGGGTGGACAGCCCTACTCCTTTGTCCTCAGCCCAGCATGCAGGGTGCTCACTTGGTCCTGAAGTCATCGGCTGCCAGCCTGGCATTGTCAATCTGCAGGATGGGCTGAGCGTTGTCCATGGTGGCCGCAATGATCTAGAGTAAGGATGGAAGGACAGACCGCCTGATCAGTCAAGGACTCTGCTACTTGCAGCAGCAGGGCGAAGGAGGATGAAAAGAGCCTTCCTGAACCTGGAAGGCACCTGGCTGGCAGGTCAGGTCCCATATTTCCCCAAGCAGGCTGATTGATGCCTTCTCAGCCTGTAGAGACACACTGTGTCTCCCACCATCTCCATCCCGATGCAAAGACCCCTCGTAGGGAATAAGAGCCAGGGTTTCCGCCTCAGCTAAGACAGAGATGCTCAGAAGGGGACCTGCCACCACCACTTCTGTAGGTGACCCTGGCCACTCCACCTAAGCTCCTCAGTCTCTttgtaaaatggaaagatgtttcCATGGGCCAGTAGAGCCCTGGCCCTCTCCAGACTCCATCCTCCACAAGCACCCACCTTGCTCCTCAGGTCCTCGATGGTCCTGAAGTAGGGGCTGTAGTCCTTAATCTCACTGGGCCGCTGCCTCTGGTACCAATCGCGAATCTTCACCTCCAGGTCGGTGTTGGCCTCCTCCAGGGCCCGCACCTTGTCCAGGTAGGAGGCCAGCCGGTCGTTGAGGTTCTGCatggtcaccttctcattgccagAGAGGATGCCACCATCACCAACGCCAAAGCCAACACTGATTCCACCACCAAAGCCACCACCATATCCCCCACCGAAGCCAACACCCAGGCCCCCGCCGAGGCCCCCgccaaagctgctgctgctgaagccgcCCCCGTAGCCACCCCCCATCCCACAGGCTCCCCCGGAAGAGAAGCGGGAGGAGGTGACCGACAGGCCCCCGTAGGTGCTGGGGGCTCGGCAGGAGCCTCCGGCCAGGACAGAGGAGATGCGGCTGGAGCCGCCACCAAGGCCACAGGAGCCCTTCATGGAGCTGGAGGAGGTGAACTGGCGGCTGCAGGTGGTCATGGTGCCGGGAGAGTTGAGCGAGCGAGcgggcagagagaagagagagagctgcTCGGGGAGGCTGGAGAGGATGCTGTGGCTGCCTCAGACTCCACCATCCCTTATATACACGGGGGAAGGCGGGGCCCTCCAACTGCTGACTCCAGGTTCCCCTGCAGATTTCGTCACTCCACCCAGTCCAACTCCTCACACTGGATTATTCAGCCCAGGGTGGACTCGCTTCTCCCATGTGCTGGCTCACAGTTCCCACCCGGCTCAGGGGGCGGGGGGTGGCGTGGGACTGAGAGAAAAATACACAAAGCAACCAGAATCAGTAGTGACTCAGGCTGGGTGGCCAGGAATCAGCTCTTGTTCCTAGCGCCTGAGGGGACCGTGACAGTGGGGCCTTGGTCCGTGCAGCTTTGTGGCAGCTGCGTCCCCCGGCAGTGAGTCATCCCTTCAGGGACTCCCTGCCTCACAACCAGAACCTTCCGAAGGAAGCCTCAGTCAGCAAGGCCAACTCGGGCTGTCTTGAGAGACCGCTGTGGGGGATCGTACTATGgtagaaaagaaaagctaaaagTTGAGCTGATTCCCTGAGTTGCTGTAAGTTaactgctgaggagctaaaacttatctcTGTCATCACACAGGGAAAAGCCCAAAGaaagaactgtccagaaagggcccaaaggaaAGACaatttaggctaaaacaaagtaaagtgGGGTTCATTGTAAGGGTGACTACAGAAGTGACTGATATGCAAAATGCCACATCTTGTTTGatcacttacccctccccttggccgtGAAAACTACAaactggaaataaaatctcagctcggGGCCAGGGCTTCTTTGAAGGGCGGCCTCAAGCTCTTTGGCCCCCAGGTAATAAAGCCTTCTCCTTTCACTCATCCTGGCACTGGAGTGATccttccagagaatttctacaacacCGCTTGTCCGGCTGAAAGCAGGAGCTGCCCTCCGTTTTGCTCATGGTATATGACCTGAGGCCTTTCAGGTCCCTTTTCCGTGCCTGCTTTCTAGTGACAAGTCTGGACTGGGTAGCTGTAGTCCTTTC
This is a stretch of genomic DNA from Jaculus jaculus isolate mJacJac1 chromosome 9, mJacJac1.mat.Y.cur, whole genome shotgun sequence. It encodes these proteins:
- the Krt16 gene encoding keratin, type I cytoskeletal 16 isoform X3, yielding MTTCSRQFTSSSSMKGSCGLGGGSSRISSVLAGGSCRAPSTYGGLSVTSSRFSSGGACGMGGGYGGGFSSSSGILSGNEKVTMQNLNDRLASYLDKVRALEEANTDLEVKIRDWYQRQRPSEIKDYSPYFRTIEDLRSKIIAATMDNAQPILQIDNARLAADDFRTKYEHELALRQTVEADINGLRRVLDELTLTRADLEMQIEGLKEELAYLKKNHEEEMLALRGQTGGDVSVEMNAAPGVDLSRVLNEMRDQYEQMAEKNRRDVEAWFLRKTEELNKEVASNSELIQSGRSEVTELRRVFQGLEIELQSQLSMKASLENSLEETKGRYCVQLQQIQGLICSVEEQLAQLRCEMEQQSHEYQVLLDVKTRLEQEIATYRRLLEGEDAQ
- the Krt16 gene encoding keratin, type I cytoskeletal 16 isoform X1, whose translation is MTTCSRQFTSSSSMKGSCGLGGGSSRISSVLAGGSCRAPSTYGGLSVTSSRFSSGGACGMGGGYGGGFSSSSFGGGLGGGLGVGFGGGYGGGFGGGISVGFGVGDGGILSGNEKVTMQNLNDRLASYLDKVRALEEANTDLEVKIRDWYQRQRPSEIKDYSPYFRTIEDLRSKIIAATMDNAQPILQIDNARLAADDFRTKYEHELALRQTVEADINGLRRVLDELTLTRADLEMQIEGLKEELAYLKKNHEEEMLALRGQTGGDVSVEMNAAPGVDLSRVLNEMRDQYEQMAEKNRRDVEAWFLRKTEELNKEVASNSELIQSGRSEVTELRRVFQGLEIELQSQLSMKASLENSLEETKGRYCVQLQQIQGLICSVEEQLAQLRCEMEQQSHEYQVLLDVKTRLEQEIATYRRLLEGEDAHISSSQSGQSYSSHEVFSSSSRQPRPILKEQSYSQSQSSRN
- the Krt16 gene encoding keratin, type I cytoskeletal 16 isoform X2, translated to MTTCSRQFTSSSSMKGSCGLGGGSSRISSVLAGGSCRAPSTYGGLSVTSSRFSSGGACGMGGGYGGGFSSSSFGGGLGGGLGVGFGGGYGGGFGGGISVGFGVGDGGILSGNEKVTMQNLNDRLASYLDKVRALEEANTDLEVKIRDWYQRQRPSEIKDYSPYFRTIEDLRSKIIAATMDNAQPILQIDNARLAADDFRTKYEHELALRQTVEADINGLRRVLDELTLTRADLEMQIEGLKEELAYLKKNHEEEMLALRGQTGGDVSVEMNAAPGVDLSRVLNEMRDQYEQMAEKNRRDVEAWFLRKTEELNKEVASNSELIQSGRSEVTELRRVFQGLEIELQSQLSMKASLENSLEETKGRYCVQLQQIQGLICSVEEQLAQLRCEMEQQSHEYQVLLDVKTRLEQEIATYRRLLEGEDAHISSSQSGQSYSSHEGKTSVFSSSSRQPRPILKEQSYSQSQSSRN